A window of the Oryza brachyantha chromosome 5, ObraRS2, whole genome shotgun sequence genome harbors these coding sequences:
- the LOC102706006 gene encoding uncharacterized protein LOC102706006: MRRAMERRPGGGRRLVAVVLALSCLLLPVLVSSAPLSRSLRMSSLHQHPPSLNFSADETAAARGLSRRPAARMDVEVNDYPGSGPNNRHDPPKGPGRA, from the exons ATGCGCCGGGCAATGGAGAGACGGCCGGgtggtggccgccgcctcgtcgccgtcgtcctggCTCTgtcctgcctcctcctccccgtgcTCGTCTCCTCGGCGCCCTTGTCGA GAAGCCTGCGCATGAGCAGCCTGCACCAGCACCCGCCGTCTCTGAACTTTTCTGCAGAT gagacggcggcggcgcgagggctcagcaggaggccggcggcgaggatggaCGTTGAGGTGAACGactacccaggttcaggcccCAACAACCGCCATGACCCTCCCAAAGGTCCAGGAAGAGCATGA